The sequence ACCAGGCCGATTTTCGGTAATAATCAGCAACTGTCTAGTGCCGATGGTAGCGCTGGGACGTCATCAGGAAGCAAAAAACAGCTACCCGAACAAATAGATGTTAAGTTGGAAATGGTTACCGACGAAGATAAAGAAATACAAACTGATGAGCTGCTGAAAAATGCCGAGCAAGTCGAACTCAAGGAACCGAATTTACTAATACCCAAGGACGAACCGATGAACGATGACAATGAGGATGATCCGAATGATCCAGATTTTGTCAACGATGGTGACGATGAAGACGAAACTATGAGCGATGATAGTGACGAATCAGATTTCGACATCGATAAGTAAGTTTCAAATATTACTTATTTAATTCTCCATTGAGGTGCATGCTAGATGTAAACTCTCACCCTCCTGCATATTCgtcagcatcattcgaacacccCACTAAAAGGGGTGGTAGAAAATTTGCTTGTCCCATGTGTTCATGAGAATAGCCTCTGCTCTGCACATGCGCGGAAAGTGTTACTGGTGATATGTAGAGAATTGTTGAGTGAACTATTACTCTTAAGCAAGTATAAATCATGCTACAGTACTTTTGCGTATGCGCGCAGAGCGGCATGAATATGTGTTGTGTTTCATGCCACGTGTTTCTGGTGACAGGTGGTTATTCATTCGAtctaaatattcattttttgtttttatttacttcACAGTGAACGTCGTCGTGCTCGTTTGCGTCGGAGAGCATCTCGCAAAACATCGAAGGTAAATTCTGAAAACACCACAACATCCTCCACCACTTCAACAGTTACTGTTTCAACTGTTTCGACTGCTACATGTCTACCACCACCTTTGATTGCACCGGCACCGCAGTCGCAGTCGCAGTCACAAAACACAATCAAAATCATCAATTACACCGGAAAACCTGGAATTAACATATCAACGATTGTTTCGAACCCCAATGTAAACACACAATCAGCAAACCAAACTATGACCCTCGTCTCTGGTACCTCCACAATGACCACTACAAACAGCACAGGAAAGATTTCACTGGTTCCTACAAATTTTCTTCTCAAACCGCAGACTCCAAATATAAACTTCAATTCACCGATTCAACTTTACACGAAACCCACTGTATCGATAGCCAATAGCATTCCAACATCGGTTGTGGTTTCATCTGCCTCTTCTGTACAGCCAATGAAACTTCTATTGGTAAATACCGCCGgttctcaaaagcaacaaatgttcACCTCGGCTTCTAACCAAATCTATACTACCACACCAACTCCCGTAGTTAAAACCACTCCGGCGACCCAAATAGCGATACAACCAAAACCTGTCATAACGGCGTCCACAAGCATCATGAGTATTCCACCAAAACAACCAGACCCTCCACCAGCAATTACCATCACACCCATGGCAACCAAACCGACTGGATTCAAAGGACTTCTTGGTCAATTAGTGTCCTTACAACGAGAAAGTCTTGCCATCTCACGCAGTAGAATGGCTGTCGAACGGGAACGTCTTAATAATGAGAAGCAGATTGCATGTTCATTAGTAGAGGCACTCAATGATTTGAACAATATGCTGCAAAGCTACAGCGGTACGGTTAGCATCGGTGACGATTACGGATTTAGTACGTCGCAATTGTTTTCCCAGTCAGTTGCCACCGCGGATAAAGACGGAAGAGCTAATGATATTAAGCAACAAGATACTCCCGTTGTCAGTGATCTAATTCCTGTGATTGATactataaaagcagaagtaataaGTGACTCTGACTAAAATATTCCATGAAAAGTAATTCAAGTATAAGTCTAGCACCTGtacgaatatattcaaaaatttaatttaacagTTTAGTAGATTATTTTCTGTGGATGTGTACCAAGGAAACCTTAAAATGTTTAGACAATTGTTATCGCGAATGCAGACATTATGGTTTTGGATTGATACATCAATTAAAAACAGTCCCTGTACCAACATAGCTCGATTTAAATGACTGTCACGTTCGTATTAGTCTGAGAATGTGAATATGTCAAAGGCCATAAATGATGCCTGTATTTTTGTTGCATGGACTAACAAATCATCTATCCAATAATGCTATTATTTACGACTGTAGATATGAAAAAAACGTTTAACACGAAATCTAGTCCCCATTAGAAATACACGTAATACTCAAAATGTAGAATTTTACTATAAACTGAATGCTCAAAGCCTCTGacaaaacaataaaattttatcacaaaaatCAGACTTTACTCAAATGTATTTCGAAATGCCTTCCATGTAATAAAGACtttcccaaaaagtatggacgcactttgatttcgctgtaaataattcacaagtgttagatattcaaattttattcgatatactgataatattagactacaacaacagaatattattcttaacatttgctacttagccattgtagactagctggcgcaccttcttgcgaacgttccttattaaattccgtacagacttcttggcgacatgttttgacacttttttccaatctttttcgaactgttgaatggtttcggctgccgagacatgtttcctacgatgtgccttcgttaatgcccaaaattcctcaattggtcgaagttgtgggcaatttggtggcttcatgccttttgggacgaaagtgacatttttggtagtataccattctaccgttgatttcgagtagtggcaagaagcaagatctggccagaagacaacaggatccttgtggcttcgaatcatgggtagaagtcgtttttgtaaacattccttgatgtatatttcgctgttctttgcagcaatggtgatgaagggtttcgaaatcttaccgcagctacaaattgcttgccagaccatagctttcttaccaaatttttcgacttcaatcgatgtctcggactggtttaacacttgcccttctcgcaccgtataatattgtggtcccggcaaggatttgtaatcgagttccacgtaggtttcgtcgtccatgattatgcagttcaaatttccagcaagaattttattgtacagctttcgaaccctcggcctgatcgatgcttcttaattcggactacgttttggttgtttctgcttcttataggttcgaagattcaaacgttctttagcacgaagaacatttgacttcgaagtcgaAACTCACATACAATTCTCAGAAATAAATTAACGTTTGAGCACAGATAATAGGAAGAGGAAGCCAAACGAACGAGTGAGCCTAGGAAGTCAAACGAACAGTGATTTTAACCCtagtagcgatgctcatgtgcttcaaGTAAGACCACTTCACAGCGATTTCGGCTCCACTGCCTTCAATCGCTTCAATAATGCACGCTAAAACTGGTTTTTTATCTGAGTTGAagtagtcctccaaaagtatactaagccgatcccagaaaaccgacTTTGTGATCTTCCGTCCCATTGAgaccagtggcgtaccgagaaagtttggcgcccggggctaataagatttgccgcccccatcgttggtttagtgtgcaaaaaaattctgaactccatctccggaaagatgacttggacgagcaaaaaaaaggtctcaaggattggtttgccgccCCCTAAAAACATTGCGCCTCGAGCGAAACGTCCCTTTGTCCCTCCCTAGATACGTTACTGATTCAGACGCCCTTCGAGGgactcgtgccgcttcgaaaCACTCGTGCAGGCTTCAGTCTGTTATCGGGTAAttattctgttctctggcgtataataatggattcaaccaaatatgtactcgaagtgcgcttgcgttcgtctttctagccctgaataagtatgtgcgggatctAGCGGCCGGATATCTTTCTTACCTGCAGAATCTTGCTTGACTAAGGCatgctcatttatttttatcatttattttaccccggtttcatcctccattttatgtggttttgactctgttctgcttcgtaaGACCTGCCGTTGCGTGTTTTATCGGCCATCACGTAGCTCTCAAATCTCTATATCACGGTGTAATCCACAGAATCAACAGTCCCATAGTATTTCtcgaacttttttttcgtttctgtttctgatttcggtagGGGTTAGGGCCCATCGGACCCCCTCTTTGGGTACGTGACTCGATTGCTTGAGAGGGCTCTGTAGAATCCCCTACACTTTAAAATGGATTCCCAATCAAATCCGATTggacgaaaaattttcatttgagaTTCTATATGGAATTCAACATGAATTTCGAATCAATGCACACTCTAGTGCAACAACCGAATCCGAATGAATTTTGCCGCCAAACGATTAGTTCGTAAATCTTTCGGAATTGAATATGGTGGGCAATACCAggtacataactggatgacgtgaatacgaatgaaactgacGTGCTCTtaccacacttccgaatatcgataatctagcatactagttgattgattgtgtgaattatgaaaactttgaatgcttcacttgcagaattgtaacggtacaccaaaatctcaatttacgcactttatatatatatatatatatatatatatatatatatatatatatatatatatatatatatatatatatatatatatatatatatatatatatatatatatatatatgtatatatatatatatatatatatatatatatatatatatatatatatatatatatatatatatatatatatatatatatataaagtgtttttcctagacacgattcaccaaaggccttttctaacattttcaacgtttcggaacactaaaatccatttgcaacacaaaatttgaagcACGcaagttgttctaaattttcatccattataaaaatcgctacacgaaaatttttcaacttctttgtatagacgccaaacaaaaactattcgtacgatatgcgtcaaaatttgacagaatgtgtacaatctaataaagatacaaaaattcgtccaagacattaaATGTGCGTCATTTCCTTAGCTTTTAAATacgcgattccataaaacaacctttaacgttagtttcatgaaaaaagttaaaaattatacacatatgaaaaaaattcaaacttgggcctaatttttcctcttttttagttgaaaaaagaagccttaggggttcaactcaatcttggcaaagtttcagagtggagagATTGATACTAGCAGTGAATTTTTTAATCTCGACCCGCACGCGCAgagtgtaccgcagcgcaacttgctcgaatacgggcttaacttgtcgacacatgtcgcgccactgatcgaatcctgaCTTTCACATTTTATTGTTAGAAACGTTacagttaagatcgcggtgtaaaaatgaatcaaaatcaaaaacattcgttgcgtcgaGTTTCTTCTTCCATTcttgagaaattcgattttttgcaagcaaatgatgttttgtgtgtACAGTGTAAAATTGTATGACTTTAAttgtttttctgtaaaatatgaatattcatgattttttatatAACGACATAAGAagtttgatttgaaaattagtttttacttttttgttcTCGGAATCGTAATAATCCTTTTTTTCCACGAGATTCCCTACtttcgtaacaaaatatcttgatGTGTTCATCGTATGCGCTGTCTTACGAATACTCCAGTTATTTGGCAAAACTTTCATGTTTCAATTCGGTAAGATAACCGCAAGGCAAATATGGATTTTGAAAATTATGCGTAGTTAGAATCAGCAAGGTGAAGTATTGTCATTCGTGCGCTTGGAGTTTTGcacgccttattttggcactgaattactcctgcaattgtcaccttttacgacatggaagcagcaacccagtggatctgttcttggctcatttttttccgccggattccacacggcatctaggctggtactgtccagaGGAAGATAAtatgtactatcaatctcctagtggacctcaGCCCCTGTCATCAAGTTGAAACCGGTTGAAACGGAAGACAACCACGAGGAAAGGTCCTaaatgcaaatgacagtttctctttgtttactttctctttcgattttcACGGTCCTATTGTCAATCCCTCCCTCTAACTCTTTacatagaataacgactgaaccCAGCGACTTTCGATCTGTAGTTAAGAAATTGTTAGAAAATACAGGAATacaccgtaataattgaaaaagtaagtaaacaaaaaaaactgtcatttgcacttaggaccttttctaatgttcatcgaaaaCAGCCAGgaatccctctcagcaggcggttctattttgttggtcgttgagcgcttgttgaacaacATACTGcatgaaatattcgttcagtttgctggaacggtttgttattgttttttctcttgcaaaaatagtgtga comes from Malaya genurostris strain Urasoe2022 chromosome 3, Malgen_1.1, whole genome shotgun sequence and encodes:
- the LOC131437744 gene encoding uncharacterized protein LOC131437744, with the translated sequence MTTRQRRTASEGNSFNMWVSTNKVLIGSVGGPKKPHCRNPNFDCEETKLLISLWGDPKVQKTLVTTHRKNPVIAKLASKMREYGYNRSTEEINTRIKNLKCFYNRIKKDLDTGVISETSWKHFQSMDEIMTRPIFGNNQQLSSADGSAGTSSGSKKQLPEQIDVKLEMVTDEDKEIQTDELLKNAEQVELKEPNLLIPKDEPMNDDNEDDPNDPDFVNDGDDEDETMSDDSDESDFDIDNERRRARLRRRASRKTSKVNSENTTTSSTTSTVTVSTVSTATCLPPPLIAPAPQSQSQSQNTIKIINYTGKPGINISTIVSNPNVNTQSANQTMTLVSGTSTMTTTNSTGKISLVPTNFLLKPQTPNINFNSPIQLYTKPTVSIANSIPTSVVVSSASSVQPMKLLLVNTAGSQKQQMFTSASNQIYTTTPTPVVKTTPATQIAIQPKPVITASTSIMSIPPKQPDPPPAITITPMATKPTGFKGLLGQLVSLQRESLAISRSRMAVERERLNNEKQIACSLVEALNDLNNMLQSYSGTVSIGDDYGFSTSQLFSQSVATADKDGRANDIKQQDTPVVSDLIPVIDTIKAEVISDSD